One part of the Desulfonema ishimotonii genome encodes these proteins:
- a CDS encoding TolC family protein: MKLIFLIFSIFFVLSASPAFGGYQEMKAEIDTYEPPAYLLPQTRAPLAEPTEKPARETGSENEKQQMWEMKARWERALSANNDEPAFVRPAPRLLKHLKPATDNASVAIRSLGDGFSLEILEALTLLRNPGIRAAKRRVRAELESFTQVSDLDEVLRQYTAFTEGLMNGVGPMKGKDSVKMKFPFPGVTALKGQVVEQSVRAAREGLEIARREAVTGARKAYWNLLFIRKARQITSETVNLFRDLEAVADTRYRSGATSFQDVIKVSIRTKILEEDLITLREKQRNIEAGLRAILNLSPDAAIGHPANRKPGVSLPSLSKLWPLAREKRQELRKMRAMIGKMERMTEMAETMILPPFTLGFSVYEDEAVIQTGSAAMKPSFPVKTMASAGAGLPKKPWFGTRDAWLGQTRQSLAALREDLKKAEAATDNMVRNAWFALDKAIREAALYRNTVVGLSRSALDVSTRGYESGSVSFADVISSYADWLNVSLALARKQSDIGVSKAELAQVAGISF, encoded by the coding sequence ATGAAACTCATATTTCTGATTTTCAGCATATTTTTTGTTTTAAGTGCCTCACCGGCGTTTGGCGGCTATCAGGAGATGAAGGCAGAGATCGACACCTATGAACCGCCTGCCTATCTGCTCCCGCAGACCAGAGCGCCGTTGGCAGAACCGACTGAAAAGCCTGCCCGGGAAACCGGATCTGAAAATGAAAAACAGCAGATGTGGGAGATGAAAGCCCGGTGGGAACGCGCCCTTTCGGCAAACAATGACGAACCGGCCTTTGTCCGCCCGGCTCCCCGGCTTTTAAAACATCTGAAACCTGCGACAGATAATGCAAGTGTTGCCATCCGTTCTCTTGGTGACGGGTTTTCCCTGGAAATTCTGGAGGCACTGACCCTGCTCCGCAATCCCGGAATCAGGGCAGCCAAAAGACGGGTCCGGGCAGAACTGGAATCCTTTACCCAGGTCTCGGATCTGGATGAGGTGCTGCGTCAGTACACGGCCTTTACCGAAGGACTGATGAACGGCGTCGGGCCTATGAAGGGGAAGGATTCGGTGAAGATGAAATTCCCTTTTCCCGGAGTGACAGCCCTTAAAGGACAGGTGGTGGAACAGTCGGTCAGGGCCGCCCGCGAAGGGCTGGAGATAGCTCGGCGCGAGGCCGTCACCGGGGCGCGGAAGGCGTACTGGAACCTGCTCTTTATCCGAAAAGCCAGACAGATTACGTCGGAGACGGTGAATCTTTTCCGGGATCTGGAGGCTGTGGCCGATACCCGATACCGGTCCGGGGCCACCAGCTTTCAGGATGTCATCAAGGTCAGCATCCGCACCAAAATTCTGGAGGAAGATCTGATAACGCTCCGGGAAAAACAGCGGAATATCGAAGCCGGACTCAGAGCAATACTGAACCTCTCGCCGGATGCGGCCATCGGCCATCCCGCAAACCGGAAGCCGGGGGTATCCCTGCCGTCTCTCAGCAAACTCTGGCCCCTGGCCCGTGAAAAACGGCAGGAACTGCGGAAGATGCGGGCCATGATCGGGAAAATGGAACGGATGACGGAAATGGCCGAAACCATGATTTTGCCGCCCTTTACGCTCGGTTTTTCGGTTTACGAAGACGAGGCTGTGATACAGACCGGTTCGGCGGCCATGAAGCCTTCTTTTCCGGTAAAGACGATGGCATCAGCGGGCGCGGGACTGCCGAAAAAGCCGTGGTTCGGAACCCGTGACGCTTGGCTGGGCCAGACCCGGCAGTCCCTGGCGGCCCTCAGAGAAGACCTGAAAAAGGCTGAGGCCGCCACAGATAATATGGTCCGGAATGCGTGGTTTGCTCTGGATAAGGCCATCCGGGAGGCGGCCCTTTACCGGAATACGGTGGTCGGTCTTTCCCGGTCGGCTCTGGATGTGTCTACGCGGGGATATGAATCGGGCAGCGTCTCCTTTGCGGATGTGATCAGCTCTTACGCTGACTGGCTGAATGTCAGCCTGGCCCTTGCCCGGAAGCAAAGTGACATCGGGGTTTCAAAAGCGGAGCTGGCGCAGGTGGCAGGTATCTCATTCTGA
- a CDS encoding DUF6488 family protein, whose translation MLNKIQSFRIFFIYFISFLMITMGTAPAFGHGGKSHADNAFTAFKALRKATAMYDKLIAKGTLPEIWETGLVKAEVAVRTRGGKSEYVVSFHRAEGDPKTVWFFFTRDGKYAGSNFTGQ comes from the coding sequence ATGCTGAACAAAATACAATCCTTCAGAATATTTTTTATATATTTCATAAGTTTCCTGATGATTACAATGGGGACAGCACCGGCCTTCGGCCACGGTGGCAAATCCCACGCGGATAACGCATTTACAGCTTTTAAAGCGCTCCGGAAGGCAACCGCCATGTACGATAAGCTCATTGCCAAAGGCACGTTGCCGGAAATCTGGGAGACGGGTTTGGTAAAGGCTGAAGTTGCTGTCCGGACCAGAGGCGGTAAATCAGAATATGTGGTCTCTTTTCACAGGGCTGAGGGCGACCCCAAAACCGTCTGGTTTTTCTTTACCCGCGACGGGAAATATGCCGGTTCCAACTTTACCGGCCAATAG
- a CDS encoding efflux RND transporter periplasmic adaptor subunit has product MDKKHSTKLPIRTIIITALITAVMTWGTLYMIGYHMPHTAVTGGEPLMGEAGKQLWTCGMHPWIITEEPGLCPICNMELTPKRNEQPVSESSGERQVAYWRAPMDPMEIYDMPGKSKMGMDLVPVYEDELIGGVEIRINPVTEQNMGVRTAQVEKGPLSHTVRTYGHITYDETRTAQISPKVDGWLEKLYASFTGEIVEKDQPLFEIYSPQLLAAQEEYLTAFRNYKRSPNLRNREMRDSARRRLSYFDVAESEIQAIEAADDVKKTVMIRSPFKGVVTHKNAVKGGFVKAGTNVYTIADLSRVWAEAHIYEYELDRVAKGQDVEMSLPYHPGKLYQGKVTYVYPYLQQKTRDVVIRLEFENPDLELKPDMYADVRIKTTGKGDGLIIPSEAVIRSGERNVVFVAQGNGRFIPRETTLGMSLDGGRVQILSGLGPGETVVTSGQFLLDSESKLKEAVQKMMAAKSGPAEPKKTEEEEDDFFGDMK; this is encoded by the coding sequence ATGGATAAAAAACATAGCACAAAATTGCCAATCCGAACCATTATCATTACAGCGCTCATCACTGCGGTTATGACGTGGGGAACGCTGTATATGATAGGCTATCACATGCCACATACCGCCGTCACAGGCGGAGAGCCTCTCATGGGCGAGGCCGGGAAACAGCTCTGGACCTGCGGGATGCATCCGTGGATCATCACCGAGGAGCCGGGGCTGTGCCCCATCTGCAATATGGAGCTGACGCCCAAACGGAATGAGCAGCCTGTGTCGGAGAGTTCGGGTGAGCGGCAGGTTGCCTACTGGCGTGCGCCCATGGACCCGATGGAGATCTACGACATGCCGGGCAAGAGCAAAATGGGCATGGATCTGGTGCCGGTCTATGAGGATGAGCTTATCGGCGGCGTGGAGATCAGAATCAACCCCGTGACCGAACAAAACATGGGCGTCCGCACGGCACAGGTGGAAAAAGGCCCGCTCAGTCATACCGTCCGCACTTACGGCCACATCACTTACGACGAGACCCGCACGGCCCAGATCAGCCCCAAGGTCGACGGCTGGCTTGAAAAGCTCTATGCCAGCTTTACAGGCGAGATCGTGGAGAAGGACCAGCCGCTCTTTGAAATCTATTCGCCGCAGCTTTTGGCGGCTCAGGAAGAATACCTGACGGCTTTCAGGAACTACAAACGGAGTCCGAATCTCAGAAACCGGGAGATGAGAGATTCGGCCCGCCGCAGGCTCAGTTATTTTGACGTGGCGGAAAGCGAGATTCAGGCCATCGAGGCAGCCGATGATGTCAAAAAGACGGTTATGATCCGGTCGCCCTTCAAAGGCGTGGTCACACACAAGAACGCGGTGAAGGGGGGATTTGTCAAAGCCGGAACCAATGTCTACACCATCGCCGACCTCTCGCGGGTCTGGGCGGAGGCCCATATTTACGAGTACGAGCTGGACCGGGTCGCAAAAGGGCAGGATGTGGAAATGAGCCTGCCCTATCATCCCGGCAAGCTCTATCAGGGCAAAGTGACCTACGTGTATCCCTATCTCCAGCAGAAGACCCGCGACGTGGTGATCCGGCTGGAGTTTGAGAACCCGGACCTGGAGCTGAAGCCGGATATGTACGCGGATGTCCGGATTAAAACCACCGGCAAGGGGGACGGACTGATCATCCCGTCCGAAGCGGTCATCCGGTCAGGGGAGCGGAACGTGGTCTTTGTGGCACAGGGAAACGGGCGGTTTATCCCACGTGAGACCACCCTGGGTATGTCCCTGGATGGCGGCAGGGTGCAGATTCTCTCCGGCCTCGGACCGGGCGAAACCGTGGTCACGTCGGGCCAGTTTCTGCTGGATTCGGAGTCCAAGCTCAAAGAGGCTGTCCAGAAGATGATGGCCGCCAAATCCGGGCCGGCTGAGCCAAAGAAGACAGAGGAAGAGGAAGATGACTTTTTCGGGGATATGAAATAA
- a CDS encoding Trp family transcriptional regulator yields MNTRRELVDIFSEITDPDEMDDFFQEIFTEKELRDLVLRWQLLKELHEGKTQRNIAATHGISLCKITRGAKILKQENSAARRLLEKHSGRKDTE; encoded by the coding sequence ATGAACACCCGGCGTGAACTGGTTGACATATTCAGCGAAATTACCGACCCCGATGAGATGGATGATTTTTTTCAGGAGATATTCACCGAAAAGGAACTCAGAGATCTGGTTCTGCGGTGGCAGCTTCTGAAGGAACTCCATGAAGGCAAAACCCAGCGGAATATTGCGGCGACGCACGGCATCAGCCTCTGCAAAATCACCAGGGGGGCAAAGATCCTGAAGCAGGAAAACTCGGCAGCACGTCGCCTGCTTGAAAAGCATTCTGGCAGAAAGGACACGGAATAA
- a CDS encoding TolC family protein yields MRIPLFMLAGMLTLMLSFHQMTEAADTPSAEDMESSPTEQITLPDLMALAYKANPSVQAARQSWRATVEKYRVTTGYPDPQLMVTYFPDPVETRLGPQDWNASLSQMIPFPGKLSKAGEIVAAEARMARLALDKTVRDVMVALSESYHELLYIRQARRIAAQNADLLEQLRKISETAYARDRATFTDVVKSQSQTGQLRYDMLLLKELEQTEKTRINGLLNRPPDALLGRLADVPAEPVFYKLEEIYRMAEAHQEEIRMADIQVEKAESQIELSGYQNLPDFKVGIFYAGIGEPEVAVPPPDAGDDAIGIQFGLSIPLWFGKNSGRREQARAQAEKAKAMKTARVNMTRTQIHTLWFRLQNAKRLITLYRDDLLPQALRAVQTAETWFREGQGSFSDFVETRAAAYNFQLSLARSSADYGKTLANLERLAGQPLTMRQAGPAGEEGR; encoded by the coding sequence ATGAGGATACCGCTTTTCATGCTTGCCGGAATGCTTACCCTGATGCTCAGTTTTCACCAGATGACAGAAGCCGCCGATACGCCGTCGGCTGAGGATATGGAAAGCAGTCCGACGGAACAGATCACGCTGCCGGATCTCATGGCTTTGGCCTATAAGGCAAACCCCTCGGTTCAGGCCGCTCGGCAAAGCTGGCGGGCCACGGTGGAAAAATACCGGGTGACAACCGGGTATCCTGATCCGCAGCTTATGGTTACATATTTTCCCGACCCCGTTGAGACGCGCCTGGGGCCCCAGGACTGGAACGCCTCCCTCTCCCAGATGATTCCGTTTCCGGGCAAGCTGTCAAAGGCCGGAGAAATTGTGGCGGCAGAGGCCCGCATGGCCCGGCTGGCGCTGGACAAAACAGTCCGGGACGTAATGGTGGCTCTCAGCGAATCCTATCACGAACTGCTCTATATCCGGCAGGCCCGACGCATTGCCGCCCAGAATGCCGACCTGCTGGAACAGTTGCGAAAAATCAGCGAAACCGCCTATGCCCGGGACCGGGCGACCTTTACAGATGTGGTGAAATCCCAGTCCCAGACCGGCCAGCTTCGGTATGACATGTTGCTCCTGAAAGAGCTGGAGCAGACCGAAAAAACCCGCATCAACGGCCTTCTGAACCGTCCGCCCGATGCGCTCCTGGGCAGATTGGCGGATGTGCCTGCGGAGCCGGTTTTCTACAAATTGGAAGAAATCTATCGCATGGCAGAAGCCCATCAGGAGGAGATCCGCATGGCCGACATCCAGGTGGAAAAGGCTGAATCTCAGATAGAATTGTCAGGATACCAGAATCTGCCCGACTTCAAGGTGGGCATTTTTTACGCGGGGATCGGTGAGCCGGAGGTGGCTGTTCCACCGCCCGATGCGGGGGATGATGCCATCGGCATTCAGTTTGGCCTGAGCATTCCCCTGTGGTTCGGTAAAAACAGCGGGCGCAGGGAGCAGGCGCGGGCACAGGCTGAAAAAGCAAAAGCCATGAAAACCGCCCGCGTGAACATGACCCGGACGCAGATTCACACCCTCTGGTTCAGGCTACAAAATGCAAAACGCCTGATCACACTCTACCGGGATGATTTGCTGCCCCAGGCCCTGCGGGCTGTGCAGACCGCGGAAACCTGGTTCCGGGAGGGACAGGGCAGCTTCTCCGATTTTGTGGAAACCCGGGCGGCCGCCTATAATTTTCAGCTTTCCCTTGCCAGATCCAGCGCCGACTACGGCAAAACCCTTGCGAATCTGGAGCGGCTTGCGGGGCAGCCCCTGACCATGCGGCAGGCCGGGCCTGCCGGGGAGGAGGGCCGATGA
- a CDS encoding REP-associated tyrosine transposase: MLKNYRHAPTHLFADDTPYFITGGIYGKRPLLKSGHLKYGLYELFRGCFEKYGWELHHWVVLDNHYHLLGKSRKGKDLSAIIRNIHRVSAIKIHRETGYEKPVWWNYWDYCPRDEREYRVRVNYLLFNPVRHEYVRNLRDYPFSDFNRLYEEQGRGALVNQFREFPDYKTLVLNEAEKDDF; encoded by the coding sequence ATGCTGAAAAACTACCGTCATGCGCCGACGCATCTGTTTGCGGATGACACTCCGTATTTTATCACCGGTGGGATTTACGGAAAACGGCCACTGCTGAAAAGCGGACATTTGAAATACGGGCTTTACGAACTTTTCCGGGGATGTTTTGAGAAATACGGATGGGAGCTGCATCACTGGGTGGTTCTGGACAACCATTATCACCTTCTGGGGAAAAGCCGGAAAGGAAAGGATTTGTCGGCGATCATCCGAAATATCCACCGCGTTTCGGCGATAAAGATTCACAGAGAGACAGGTTACGAAAAACCGGTGTGGTGGAATTATTGGGATTATTGTCCGAGAGACGAAAGGGAATATAGGGTCCGCGTCAACTATCTGCTGTTCAACCCGGTCAGGCACGAATATGTGAGGAATCTGAGGGATTACCCGTTTTCCGATTTTAACAGACTTTACGAGGAACAGGGTAGAGGCGCTCTTGTAAATCAGTTTCGGGAATTTCCCGATTATAAAACCCTTGTTCTGAATGAGGCTGAAAAAGACGATTTTTGA
- a CDS encoding aminotransferase-like domain-containing protein has protein sequence MAMKFENLLADRTENMRSNAIREILKVVSQPGMISLAGGIPAQESFPMNIMNTLAESVTAQYGAAAFQYDMTEGFMPLREALSAYVKARGISATAEEIIVTSGSQGVLDALGKVLISKGDRIAVEAPTYLGAISAFNPYEPEYVRMDTDDDGLIPESLEAVLRAGGVKFVYLVPTFQNPTGRTLPLERRQEIARILEKYDALLVEDDPYSALRYRGTALPPVKIFAPDHVVYVSTLSKVFAPGLRVGFCVAPELIRKWLVLVKQGTDLHTSTFNQALAAEYLSGGHLDHHLPDICKLYRPRQEAMLDALEKYFPDGFKWSAPEGGMFLWVEGPKGMDMEPVYWEAVARKAAFVPGKFFYTDVREGIETMRLNYTMADAATIDRAVRILGEVVAESA, from the coding sequence ATGGCGATGAAATTTGAAAATTTGCTGGCCGACAGAACGGAAAATATGCGAAGCAACGCGATCCGGGAGATCCTCAAGGTGGTTTCCCAGCCGGGGATGATCTCCCTGGCCGGGGGGATTCCGGCACAGGAAAGTTTTCCCATGAACATCATGAACACGCTGGCCGAATCTGTGACCGCACAATACGGCGCTGCCGCGTTTCAATATGACATGACAGAGGGGTTCATGCCCCTGCGTGAGGCGCTCTCGGCCTATGTAAAGGCGCGGGGGATCTCTGCCACGGCCGAAGAGATTATCGTGACCAGCGGCTCCCAGGGCGTTCTGGATGCTTTGGGCAAGGTGCTGATTTCCAAGGGAGACCGGATCGCGGTGGAAGCCCCGACCTATCTGGGTGCCATTTCCGCGTTCAACCCCTATGAACCGGAATATGTGCGCATGGACACAGACGATGACGGCCTGATTCCCGAATCCCTTGAGGCGGTGCTGCGGGCCGGTGGGGTGAAGTTCGTCTATCTGGTGCCGACCTTCCAGAATCCCACGGGCCGGACCCTGCCCCTGGAGCGTCGCCAGGAGATTGCCCGGATTCTCGAAAAATATGATGCCCTGCTGGTTGAAGATGACCCTTACAGCGCCCTGCGATACCGGGGAACGGCCCTGCCACCCGTGAAAATATTCGCGCCCGATCATGTGGTGTATGTCAGCACGCTGTCCAAGGTGTTCGCGCCCGGACTTCGCGTCGGGTTCTGTGTTGCGCCGGAACTGATCCGAAAATGGCTGGTTCTGGTGAAACAGGGCACCGACCTGCATACCAGCACCTTTAACCAGGCCCTTGCAGCCGAATACCTGTCCGGCGGCCATCTGGATCACCATCTGCCGGATATCTGCAAGCTGTACAGACCCCGGCAGGAGGCGATGCTCGACGCATTGGAAAAATATTTTCCCGACGGATTTAAATGGTCCGCCCCGGAAGGCGGCATGTTTCTGTGGGTTGAAGGGCCGAAGGGGATGGATATGGAACCCGTGTACTGGGAGGCGGTGGCACGGAAGGCGGCATTTGTGCCGGGCAAGTTTTTTTATACGGATGTCCGCGAGGGTATTGAAACCATGCGGCTGAATTATACCATGGCCGATGCGGCGACCATTGACAGAGCTGTAAGAATCCTGGGAGAGGTTGTCGCTGAAAGTGCTTGA
- a CDS encoding efflux RND transporter permease subunit translates to MTFFIREQPVDPQLPKAQKRRIWLISILTPPLLVILGGIGGVDLPDWSLAAALAVSVIIFLSLVPQKIMPEAKNPISRFFIKIYLPLIRLVLQWRKTTVLLALIVVTLTAWPLSKLGSEFMPPLNEGDLLYMPTTLPGISITKAKELLQQTDKIIQRFPEVHHTFGKIGRAETPTDPAPLSMIETTIMLRPEVEYETIRVERFFSGWPGWLKEPLTWIWPEEKKGKLIHEWRRKKTERWFSGWPDWLKAPLAWIWPEDRYITITELAEDLDRAIQFPGLTNAWTMPIKTRIDMLSTGIKTPVGIKLMGPDLKVLTDLGARIEAVVRSIPGTLSAFSERVTGGNYLDFKIRRDHIARYGLTVGDVQDVIMTAIGGMNVTYTVEGLERYPVNLRYNRELRDDIERLKRVLVPTPTGAQVPLVQLADFSIHKGPAGIKSENSRRTAWIYVDLRGVDVGTYVKRAKEVVSREVKIPPGYSMVWSGQYEYMERARQTLNIIIPATLGVIFILLYIHFHSVIEAGIVMASLPFALVGGIWLLYLLGYNLSVAVMVGFIALAGLAAETGVVMLVYLDEVFKRRKRQGQMTSPDDLNKAIIEGAVDRVRPKIMTVATTLIGLLPVMYGTETGSQVMKRIAAPMVGGLISSTVLTLVIIPVVYDIWKRWEMKGEK, encoded by the coding sequence ATGACCTTCTTTATCCGGGAGCAGCCGGTTGATCCGCAACTGCCAAAAGCCCAAAAACGCCGCATCTGGCTCATCAGCATTCTTACGCCGCCCCTGCTGGTGATTCTGGGTGGCATCGGGGGTGTCGATCTGCCGGATTGGAGCCTGGCAGCCGCCCTAGCCGTGTCGGTTATCATCTTCCTGAGCCTGGTTCCCCAGAAAATCATGCCAGAGGCCAAAAACCCCATCAGCCGGTTTTTCATAAAAATCTACCTCCCCCTGATCCGGCTGGTGCTTCAATGGCGGAAAACCACGGTTTTGCTGGCACTGATCGTGGTCACGCTGACGGCCTGGCCCCTGTCAAAGCTGGGCAGCGAATTCATGCCGCCGCTCAACGAGGGGGATCTGCTCTACATGCCCACCACCCTGCCGGGCATCTCCATCACCAAGGCCAAAGAACTGCTCCAGCAGACGGACAAGATCATTCAGCGCTTCCCGGAGGTGCATCACACCTTCGGCAAGATCGGGCGGGCCGAAACGCCCACGGACCCGGCCCCGCTCTCCATGATTGAGACAACTATCATGCTCCGGCCAGAGGTGGAATATGAGACGATCCGGGTGGAACGATTTTTCTCGGGCTGGCCCGGCTGGCTCAAAGAGCCGCTGACCTGGATCTGGCCGGAGGAGAAAAAAGGAAAGCTGATCCATGAGTGGCGGAGAAAAAAGACGGAGCGGTGGTTCTCCGGCTGGCCGGACTGGCTGAAGGCGCCGTTGGCGTGGATCTGGCCAGAGGACCGGTATATCACCATTACCGAGCTGGCCGAGGATCTGGACCGGGCCATCCAGTTTCCGGGCCTGACCAATGCCTGGACCATGCCCATCAAAACCCGCATTGACATGCTCTCCACCGGCATCAAGACGCCCGTGGGCATCAAGCTCATGGGGCCGGACCTGAAAGTGCTCACAGATCTGGGAGCGCGCATCGAGGCCGTGGTGCGGTCCATCCCCGGCACCCTGTCGGCCTTTTCCGAGCGGGTCACGGGCGGCAATTATCTTGATTTCAAAATCCGGCGGGACCACATCGCCCGGTACGGCCTGACGGTCGGCGACGTCCAGGACGTGATCATGACGGCCATCGGCGGCATGAATGTGACCTATACGGTGGAAGGGCTGGAGCGGTATCCGGTCAATCTGCGCTACAACCGGGAGCTGCGGGACGACATTGAACGGCTGAAGCGGGTGCTGGTGCCCACGCCCACGGGCGCACAGGTCCCCCTGGTCCAGCTTGCGGATTTTTCCATTCACAAGGGGCCGGCCGGCATCAAGAGCGAGAACTCCCGGCGCACAGCCTGGATTTACGTGGATCTGCGGGGCGTGGATGTGGGCACCTATGTGAAACGGGCCAAGGAGGTGGTCAGCCGGGAGGTGAAGATTCCGCCGGGGTACTCCATGGTCTGGTCCGGCCAGTACGAGTACATGGAGCGGGCGCGGCAGACCCTCAACATCATCATCCCGGCCACCCTCGGCGTGATTTTCATCCTGCTCTACATCCACTTTCACAGCGTCATCGAGGCCGGGATTGTCATGGCGAGCCTGCCCTTTGCGCTGGTGGGCGGCATCTGGCTGCTGTACCTTCTGGGATACAATCTCTCCGTGGCCGTTATGGTGGGCTTCATCGCTTTGGCCGGACTGGCGGCCGAGACGGGCGTGGTCATGCTGGTCTATCTGGATGAGGTCTTTAAGCGTCGGAAAAGGCAGGGGCAGATGACATCGCCGGACGACCTGAACAAGGCAATCATCGAGGGCGCCGTGGACCGGGTGCGGCCCAAGATTATGACGGTCGCCACCACCCTGATCGGCCTGTTGCCGGTCATGTACGGCACGGAAACCGGCTCCCAGGTGATGAAGCGCATTGCCGCGCCCATGGTGGGCGGGCTGATCTCGTCCACGGTGCTGACGCTGGTGATTATTCCGGTGGTCTATGATATTTGGAAACGGTGGGAGATGAAAGGAGAAAAATAG
- a CDS encoding aminotransferase-like domain-containing protein, translated as MSEPRQTFRYKKLADEIESRIHSGVYQPGEKLPSIRQLHSQMNLSISTIHQAYIELETTGLIEARPKSGYYVSPISLNRLKPPEFDKIPAAPQKVALGAMVNSVLAAINNPRMLPLGSSSVSSELLPCRHFTRMLKTVSVQEMKGLLSYSLTEGNPELRRQIALRTMGLPKGIGPADIVITNGCTEAVTLCLQAILRPGDTLAIETPTHFGFLQLLRSLGLMVVEVPTHPRHGVDIGELEKILKKTPVRACLFMPNFQNPLGALMPDEKKEELVNLLNRLEIPVIEDDICGEMYYEEKQRPSLLKHFDRKDLVLTCSSFSKILAPGLRIGWAIPGKRFKDEILRHKAGTTVATSTLDQALIARFLSEGAYDRHLRTLRQAIKSQTFKTAWAILKHFPADTRLALPRGGSLLWVRLDRGISSLDIYEKALAHHISILPGTVCSVSGQFGNYIRIGCGHPFTDETEKGIETLGALIDECLHKEVSQGAASVLS; from the coding sequence GTGTCCGAGCCGAGACAGACCTTCCGCTATAAAAAACTGGCAGATGAAATCGAATCCAGAATTCACAGCGGCGTGTATCAGCCGGGAGAAAAGCTGCCCTCCATCCGCCAGCTTCACAGCCAGATGAACCTGAGCATCAGCACCATCCACCAGGCGTATATTGAACTGGAAACCACCGGACTGATAGAGGCCCGCCCCAAATCGGGATATTATGTCAGCCCGATCTCCCTGAACCGGCTGAAGCCACCGGAATTCGATAAAATTCCCGCCGCGCCTCAGAAAGTGGCACTGGGCGCGATGGTCAACTCGGTTCTCGCAGCCATCAACAATCCCCGGATGCTGCCCCTGGGTTCCTCCTCCGTCTCGTCAGAGCTGCTTCCCTGCAGGCACTTCACCCGGATGCTCAAAACGGTTTCCGTACAGGAGATGAAAGGGCTGCTCTCCTATTCCCTCACCGAGGGAAATCCCGAACTGCGGCGTCAGATAGCGCTGCGGACGATGGGGCTTCCAAAGGGGATCGGGCCGGCGGATATCGTCATCACCAATGGCTGCACAGAGGCGGTGACCCTCTGTCTTCAGGCGATTCTCAGGCCCGGCGACACCCTTGCCATCGAAACCCCCACCCATTTCGGCTTTCTTCAGCTCCTCAGATCCCTCGGCCTCATGGTGGTGGAGGTGCCGACCCATCCCCGCCACGGCGTGGATATCGGCGAACTGGAGAAAATTCTGAAAAAAACGCCGGTCAGGGCGTGTCTGTTTATGCCGAACTTTCAGAATCCGCTGGGGGCGCTCATGCCGGACGAGAAAAAGGAAGAACTGGTAAATCTGCTGAACCGGCTTGAGATTCCGGTCATCGAGGATGATATCTGCGGAGAGATGTACTATGAAGAGAAACAGAGGCCGTCGCTGCTGAAACATTTCGACCGGAAAGACCTGGTGCTGACCTGCTCGTCCTTTTCCAAAATCCTGGCACCGGGGCTGCGAATCGGCTGGGCGATTCCCGGAAAACGGTTCAAAGACGAAATTCTGAGGCACAAAGCCGGCACCACCGTCGCCACCTCCACGCTTGATCAGGCCCTGATCGCCCGGTTTCTCTCCGAAGGCGCGTATGACCGCCACCTTAGAACACTGCGACAGGCCATAAAATCACAGACCTTTAAAACAGCGTGGGCCATTCTGAAGCATTTCCCGGCAGACACGCGGCTGGCCCTGCCCCGGGGCGGCTCCCTGCTGTGGGTCCGGCTTGACCGGGGGATCAGCAGCCTGGATATTTATGAAAAAGCACTGGCGCACCATATCTCCATTCTCCCCGGAACGGTCTGCTCCGTATCCGGACAGTTCGGCAACTACATCCGCATCGGCTGCGGCCATCCCTTTACCGACGAGACAGAGAAAGGCATCGAAACCCTCGGCGCGCTGATTGACGAGTGCTTACACAAGGAGGTTTCGCAGGGCGCGGCCTCTGTATTATCCTGA